The nucleotide window TATGCCTCCTTTCTTAGAGCAATAAGCAAATCAATGGAAGAGTCAACTTCTCCCCCCTATCTCTGTGGACTGCTCGACCCCACTATCACCAATGTCAATACCACTAGTTGAAGATTGTTGTTGCTCCAATAGTTGCGAATGCTTAACATGTTGCTCCACCAGTTGTGGTTGCTCAACTTGTTGCTCCACTGGTAGTACTCCAACATTTTTATTTCTTCTAGTACAAACCTACACAATATTTCTATTTCCTTGCTTTGTGTTCATGTTATTAACATTTATGTTTTCTTGTCTCTCATTCACATTAGAATTACTTACACGCAATGGAATCACTCCTGTGATAACTTTTGTTGCCCTTGATTGATGACCTTTATTATCTTGTACATCTTTGCCATCCATCCCCTCTTGTTCATACACGCTCATGCTTGGTTCACCAAGCTCAAACAAGGAGCTCAAATCAGTCTTCTCCCCATAGTAAGGCTCAGACTCCCGAAATGTCACATTCATACTAACAAAGAGACGCCATTCAGTAGGACACCAACACTTGTAGCCTTTTTTACTTGAGGAATAACCCACAAATATACACTTAACCGCTCGGGGGTCCAACTTTCCCACAGAAGGTCTGTGATCCCTAACAAAGCAAGTGCACTCAAATACCTTAGGTGGAACAATAAACTCATTCACTCCTCATAACATCTCATAAGGAGTTTTCCAACCAAGCAATCTCGAGGGCGTACGATTAATCAAATATACCGCTGTCATCACTGCCTCACTCCATAGAAACTTTGGCACATTCATAGCATAAACAAGTGAACGTGCAACCTTCAAGATATGATGATTTTTCCTCTCAGCAACTCCATTTTGTGGAGGTGTATCAGGACATGTAGTTTGGTGTAAGATCCCTTGAGCTGATAGAAAACTATAGAATTCATTGTTCACATACTCCGTTCCATTATCTGTTCTCAACACTTTAATTTGAGCATCATATTGATTTTCAATAAGTGAGCAAAAATCTTGAAAGCACTTAAGTACTTCACTCTTGTGTTTCATGAGATTGATCCAAGTCACACGTGAATAGCAGTCAATAAAGGTGACAAAATACTTTATTCCACTAACTGAGGTGACTGGGCTCGTCCACACATCAGAATGAACTagcataaatggagttatactcCTAAGTCCTCTTCTTACATACGTTGCTCTTGGATGCTTCCCATACTCACATGCATCACATACTAGTTTCCTCTTATCTGTCTTAGTCATTATTTATGGAAATGCTTTGGCCATAGTATCAAATGACAAATGCCCCAGTTGACAATGCTGAAGCATGACCTTAGCTTCATCTTCATTCATGCTTGCTGCTAAAGCAACACCCAAAAACTTACAATTTCCTTCCCGTCCAGGTACCATAATCCACCATGCCTAATGTCAATTTCAATTTTCTTTCCCATCCTCCTGTCTTGAATGAGACAATGCTTTTGATCAAAAGAGACTCGGCAGTCCATTTGATCAAATAATGCACTTAATGATACTAGATTAACAGGAAAAGAAGGGACATGCAAAACTGATGACAGAGTAATTGATGTGGTACACTTGACAGTACCACTACCTTTGATAGGTTGACATGTCCCTTTAGCAGTTTGAATGGTCTCCTTATATGTAGATGGATATGGTGTGTAAGATATAAACTCATCAGGAGCACCAGTAACATGTTTGGAAGCACCAGAGTCCAATATCCATCCATGTTGAGCTCTCTTCATGCATAAGAGAGCTTCAACATGAAGATCTTCCAATTTGGTACCCATGGGCATCAACGCCACCTTTTGTATCATCTCCATTTTCTCCGTAGTTTCCTTACTTGAGGATGATATCTCACTGATTTTCACAATGAGTAACTTTACCATTTTTTAGTTCAGATAATCTCCCAAGAACTTTCACGATTTCTTGATTTTCCCCTATGATTTAATGTTGCCAATgccttcttcttctagcttccACAACTGTAGAACAGATGAGCGGTACAGCAGCAGCTCCAATGCCTTCTGTACCTACAGTTCTTCTACTCACGAGACTAAAAAACAGAGCACTGCAATCCCTCCAATAGCCTCCTCTGCCTTCTGCAGTCCAGCTCCTCACAAATCTACTCCTAGGATGTACACGCACACACCTCAGGCAACAATTCCTTCTGCAACACAACAGTACAGGAAGAGCACAAGCACATGCACCTCAATCTCCTCGGGACTTGCCTCTCCTTCTCGATCCCGTCTAGCTGCTTCACGTGctgcttcttcttctagctcttgCTTTGCTTGCTTTCTCCTCCTGCTGCTGTAGCTCCCAATCCACACACAGCACAAGCTTGAGCACACGCCTCTCAACGGGCAGACTCCGTGAGCTCTCTCTCTGCGTTGCGGCCGTCGTCACCAACCTCCAGCCAGGGGATGCAGCGCTCTTCTTCTTGCGCATGCTCGGCCGCTCCCTGCCTCTCGTGCTCCGCCCCTGTAGCCTCGCGGCCTCGCCTGACGTCTCTGCCTAGCAAGGCGGCTGCTGCCCTCAGCTTCACTTGCCGCTCTTGCCTTGCTGCTCTTCCCAACacctcgccgccggccaccaGCTTCTGTCACGCCGACCAGGTGAAGCATGGGGTCGCCTCCATCGCCACCACCATCGGCTCCGACCGAAATTTGAGGAAATTTCTGAAACTCTTCACGCATGTCTTTGCTTATGCATAGATAAAGCCAACACTGTAGGTCTGAGAACTCGAGAGGAGCACCGCTACCAAGACTTCGCCGTCAGGCGAAGTGGCGAATCAGTTTCGGAGGCGCCGTGCGTTTATCGGGAGTGGCGGACTGCCCAACTCTCGACAGCAAGGGTGAAATTGGCGGCCCAACCAGCGCCTACAGTCTCCATATAACACCAGCTCACCTCGCCCACTGATATTTCAGCGAACCTTTCTTTTTCTGGGAAGTCTTTCTGAAGAATGATGCCCAAAAATTACAGTCAGGCACTCCCGTTGGTTAGAAAATCGTTGTATTTCCCGTTTGAAAATGAGGTACAGATTGCGATCACCGCGAGGAAAAAATGCCACTGCAATTTGTGAAGTTTAACTTATCATGTTTCGCGGAAAATTTAAGTTAGTCTGATGATAGTTTGGAACAGCCGAACAGGTTACAGATAGAGTTTGCACTGGAACCCCGGCACTTGAAGTATGGTGCTGGTGCTCCATCCATTTGTCCTATTTGCTAAAGTCAGATTTTTCTTtactatttttgtgtttactaaCATCTTGTCTAGCGAAAAAACAATATAGGGTTCCATTTTTTGAACACAATATATATAGGGTTCCATTGTCCGGTCCCTTGTTGAAGTGGACTGTACCAGACCAAAAACCAAGTAGTTTGAAGTGGAATAGCTATGTATCATCAAGTACGAATAAAGTATTTATATTTGATACAGTGGGACATAATTGGTCTCCTACTTTACACAAGCTAAAAAAATGCAGTGCTTTCTTTGACTGACATTGTCTATATCGGAATAACATTAGCAAGTAAGATATGAAGAGCAACATATATCACACCAACAATTACAAAGACTGTTGGCAGCAGTACCAACAGGATGATTGGTCTCTTCGCCCACCGTCCCATGATCGCCAGTGCAAAGGGGTAAAGGAGCACCATGATCCACACATTGAACAGAAGTCCGAGCGCAGCATGAATCTTCTTCGACATCGTCCATACTCCCATGTACACCAAGGCCTTGCCCATGGCCACTCCAACAGCTCCAACATTGGCAACCAAGACAAACACTGTGGGAATCAACATCGGCGTCCATCGCATCTCATACAAATCGGCAAACTTGTCATTGGTGTCGCCGGTTATTTGCTTGGAAGTGACCCTGAAGTGTATACCCTTCTTCGTGAGGAGTTTCTTTGCCATGTGCAATAGTGCTATTGGGTATGCACTTGTCGATCCAATCATGAAGAACTGCTCATTACGCCAATAGTCTAGCCATGTGACCCTAGCCCACTTTATCTCGAGCCAGCCAATCATGTGGATCATCAATATGATTATGAGAAGGTACACAACATACCTAGTGAAGGGCCTCTGGATGTGTATTTCATCGGGGACGAGCCACATTACCGGACAGAGAGCATAGAGCAGGATGAAAAGTGACGTGACTGGGTAGACCGTCATGTTGAGGTAGGAGACACGTTGAAGAAGTTGCAGTCGCTGGCCACCAATGAGTGGGTTGTTGTGGGAGAAGAACATCTCTAGGGACCCACCAGACCAACGAACAATTTGGTGGAGGCGCTCTGTTAGGTTGATTGGTGCTGTGCCACAAAATGCATCATGCTGCATTGTGCAATACATGGAACGCCACCCTTTCCCATGGATGCGAAATCCAGTCACTATATCCTCTGTTGCTATGTCATAGATGTAGCCAACACCCTTACCCCAGTCAGTCCCTTTATCATAAGAAGATGCCATGATCATCTCCGTATCGGTGACAAATGTGTCATCAAATGGTGGTTGTGTGGTTATACTTTCTTCTCTTATGGCTTTTGATATCGAGTCTATTAAGGGAGTGGACTTGCCATACTTGCTAGATTCAAGTGTGATGTTATCTTGTCTACAATGAGGTGGGTCAATGCCATAGAGTGCTATGCGGCGGAACATGCATCCAGTGCCAAGGTAGGATGGCCCTTGCAATCCATTCAGGGCAAGCACGGTTCCATCAAAGAATACTCGGTTGTGGTTACCATACCGGTCTGTCGGGTCGACATTGTCAAAGCGCTGAGGGAACTGAACAAAGGCAGTGTTATCACCTTCCCGTTGATCAAGCATGAGGCAGACTGCTGCACGAAGAGCTTGAGAATTGTTGATGTAGTGGTCGCAGTCAAAGTTGATGACAAATTGTGCATTGGACAGTAGTGCAGAGACTCGCAGTTGCGCATTCAATGCGCCCGCCTTCTTGTTGTGGTCATAGCTTGGATTCTTTTCACGGGagacatacacaagcattggtagGCGCAACCTAGTAGCACCAAAGTCAGACTTATTTTCATTGCCGACTTGGGGACTATGGTGATGTCCACGGCTTGGATGATCCAACACAACCTGGTGAAGGAATTAAGGTGTCAGAGGCAAGTTTATTGTAATGGAATTAGTATCTACAAAATAGTAAAATATGTTGGATAAGTATGCCTATTACATACTTATTCAGAAATCAACAACCTTTTACTCTAAACTTTAGTACCTTAACAATTCCCTTATGATGCCCTTTTCTATGGTTCTCTGTTGGATCCATCCATGTGCCTGGCCACTGCATCCCATTTGCCATCCAAGTCGCTTGTGCATCTCCTTCTGACGTTCTCTTGCTGTTGTAAACATCCGAACGCTTGCGAATGGTGTCAGAAAGATTACCCAAGCTCACCTTAAACTCTTCATACTCCATTTGCATCCTCTTATAATCATTCATGAACTCTTGCGGTGCTCTTCCACCCTGTGGTTGCAACTCCATCTCAAAATACCTCTCTGGTGCTCTTGGATCAATGAAATGCTTGTGACAGAATGGAGCCCACATCATTGCAAACTTTGCAACCTCAACCAATGCTTCATAAAGGATCAATGACCCGCTATCATCAGAGACATAGCAGGCAAGTCTATCGACCGGATAATCAGTGGAGAGGATAGAGAGGATGGAATTCATAGTGTAGAGTATCGGCTCATCGATAGGGTCAGCGGTGGTGACAAAGACATCGATGCCAGGGAGCTTAGATGTGCCATCTGGAAGGTCATAGTGTCGCCTGAGGGCAGCAAGGTCAGGTATGCTCTTGACGGGGTTGAACTTGGGAAGCTGGTTCAGGAGCCATGAGAATCCGAACCAAGCGTCCCCGGCAACCGACATAGCCCAGAACCACATGACATTGGATCTGTTGTTCCTGATGCGCCAGACGAAGAATAGGAGGACCGCGAGTAGGCGTACGAAGATTAGTGCCCTGTAACAGCAGAATGGTTGGCATCAGAATGATGTCGTCAATGCTGATGACTGGTGAAAGTATGTGTCATCGGGTGTTCTGGTCTCTCGTTACTGGAATGCCAAATGGTTGTGCATGTTCATGTTACTATAATGTCAACAGAAAGGAAACAACACTGGTGCATGTGCCAGTTAATGACATTAGCATCCAAAGTAGTGCCCTGGAACATGGGAGCCCCGCGTGAGTGTGCAGGTCAACACAGGATAAGTTAAAGAAAGTTCGCAAATAATCAGTCCTGTTCGGTTGGGGCTGAAAtgatcgtatatgatcgtggattattactgctggctggtttagtgtgagagaaaaatactgttctgactagaaatttacgatcgtttacgaccaagcgaacaggctaaataTCTTAGTGTGCTTGTAAGATCAATAATCCTGCTGCCATCATGGCAGACTCCAACAAAAACGACTTGAGAGAAGAAAAAAGGTCCACGGTTCCGAAGTAAAAATGTACTACACTATACTTGCACAGTGCTGTACAGCTAGGTACAACTACTGGTCAGGTCTCTACTACGTGTATGAGATGAAATATATACATTTGTATGCATGTTATCTAGCACTACGGAGTACTCCTTAGCTTCGTCCAACAAAATTTCCTCACTCTCGTCGTATGGAGTATGCATGCCTAACAAAAGTTTCAGTTTGGCTGCGCGCAGGGGTACCTGTAGGGGTGCAGGATGGCGCCCCTGAGCTTGTACGTCCGGAACAGCAGCGGCCGGCCGTCCTCAGCGCCGCACTCGGTCACCGCCAGCCTCTCCGCCTCGTCAGCGGCCGCCCAGTACTTGCCCTCGGCGCCGCACTCCTTCGTCTTCGTGGCGCCGTTGCCATCGGCCGCTAGAAGTGGGTCGGCGAGGCCGCCATCTTCCACAACGACAGCGCCGGTGGCCAGCGCCGGCGAAGCCATGGCTGCTGGCTGCCTAGGAATGGGGCCCTAGCTGGCTAAGTGGCTATGCACGCACGCAGTGGCTCGCGGACTGCGGAGAGAGCGAGCGACGACTGCGTGACATATATAGAAAGAGATGCGGCCGGCCGGAAGAACTGAGGACGATGGAAGTTTACTACACTAGCTAGCTAGGTCGGCATGGCCAAATCATGCTGAAAAATGCGCGTCCAGATCTCTCAGCGGGATCACCGGATCGATCCATGTGCCTCTGGAGGCGGAACCCACGGGGTCGAGCTCGAGCGTCGTGTGGAGACGTGCAGTGTAGCAACCATGTTCTACTAGCTGGATACATGCTCATAGTCGATCCGGTTTCTGGCCAAAAATAATCGAGGGTACTGGCCACTACCGTCACGAGACTGGTTTGTGTGAACTCGGCCGGACGTTTCCCCCCTAGAACGTTAGAGTCGGTTTGGTGCCTTAGATTTTTGCAATATTTGCATTAGTTTCTTGTTCTCTATTTTGGAGATCATTCTCTAGTTTGGTATATAGAGAGCCATTTTAGATACCTGGTGCTTTATCCGTGTGTTCACTCTGCCTTGCTATATGAGCTTAGAAATCTGTGTACCATGTATAAATTTCCAAACAGGTCGCGCGAAACGGGCTGGCACGGGCCTAGTGCGAAAAAGCACGGCCCTAGCCCGGTACGGCCCGGCCTCGCCCGTGCCCGTGCCTAGCCCGGCCCGTagccgtgcccgtgcctgggccgaaaGGTCGGCCCATAgtgccggcccaggcacggccctttCCAACGGACGGCACGGGGCAGGTACGGCTCGCAGCCATCGGATCGCGGAGGCGGGGCGTGAGCCATTGGATCGCCGGGCGGCCGGGGGTCCGGTATATAAGCCGCCCGATGCGGCCGCTCTTCCCACTCCCCTCACTCGTAACCCTagcctctcgccctctcctctctGGCTCTCCCCGTTCACTCTGTCGCTCGCCCGCTCCTCGCCGCACTCGTAACCCTAGCTCCTCGCCTGCTCGCCGCTCTTCACCGCACTCGTAACCTGGGCTCCTCGACGCCGTCACCATGGAGTCTTCCGGCGAGTAAGGGGTTAGTTCCGGTGGCCGGTGgttccctcttctccctctccgccctcaatctccctcttctccctcagaTCCGGTGGTTCCCGCCCTCAATCTCCATCTGTTCCCTTATTCTTCATCCCTGAACGTCGATTGAGCCTCATTCTCGGCATCCTCGCCGCATCTCCGTCATTTGTCCGTCGTCCACATCACTGGCTGCCGCCACCTCCGAGGCTCCGGTCTCCGTTGAGGTACCGGGGGTGTGCAATCGGTCCGTCTCATCGTCGTCGTTTACGAGGCTCCGGCCATAGAGGTAAgggtaaaccctaaccctaacccaaaccctaatccccaacctAATCCTGCTTTTATCTGTTGATTGCGGCAGCCGTCAAGGAACCGGAGACGGCAGAGATGGCCCCAGGCGCCGGGCGACACGACGACGGGGAGTTTGACCACTCCCAAAACGACGAGTTGCGTATGTGCGGGATGGCCGgagatgatgaggacgatgatgtccACGAGGACGCTGCCGTGCTCTTCGGCCGTTCTGCTGCTGACCCCcttcccgtcgatgactctgacCCCCCCAGTCGACGTGGCTGATGCCGACGGTGGCCAGAGCGAGGTTAGCCCTGTCGGTTCTAATCACCCTTCCACGTCTGCTGTCTGGGAGGACTTTGAGAAGCACTACAAAACTGAGAAAGGTAGAAAGATCAGGTTTGCTGCCACTTGCCTTCATTGCCATAAGCGCTACTCTGCTTATTCAGCTCATGGCACTGGGCATCTTACTCGACATCTTGCTAAGTGTCCTAAGAAACTTGAGAAGACCCGGGGCATGACTCAGACTCATATTGCTTTTAATTCTGATGGTTCTGTTCGTCGTTGGGAGTACAGTGCTGAGGTAGCTCGTGTTGAACTTGTTCGTATGCCTGCTAGATTGGACCTACCTCTTATGATTGGTGAAACTGAGGCATTTAAATATTATATTAAAACTGCTCATAACCCTAATTTTCACCTGTCTCTAAGCAAACCACTGGTAGAGATCTGTTTAAATACTACAATGAGAAACGTGATAAACTGATGGTCTGTTTAAAGGATAATGTTGTTTCATCTGTTGCTATTACCTCTGATATATGGTCTGGAAAGGCTAAAGAAGATTATTTATCTGTTGTGGCTCATTTCATTAATGCTGATTGGCAATTAGAGAAAAGGGTACTTGGTTTAAGGTTGATTGATGTGTCCCATAATGCTGAGAACATTGATGAGCGTGTTGCATCTGTCCTTGCTGAGTATGGTATACTTAACAAGGTTTTTTCTGTAACTTTGGATAATGCATCTGCAAATAAAAATGCTATGGATAAACTGAAAATTATACTTAAAGAATATTTGGGTTCTGATCTGTTTTTGCATCAACGATGTGCTTGTCATATTATTAACCTGATTGTGAAAGAAGCACTGGCTGCTGTGAATCCTCTCATTGAGGATTTTAGAACAACAATCTCTTTTATgaactcctctaatcaaagaattgctgcaTACAAGAGTTATTGCATTGGTagtggtgttagacctagaaagtttggattAGACATGGATGTTAGATGAAACTCTACCTACCTAATGCTTAAGCACTTGCTGCCTCACAAGAGTACTTTCAGTACTTTCATTGAGGCCAATTACCCTAGAGGTTCAGATAGTGGTTTCCTTTTGACTGATGATCACTAGGCTATGGCAAATAAAATCTTGGAATTTCTTGAACTGTTCTATGACTCAACTGTTGATttgtctggtgtttactatcctacttctccacttatgattcatcatcttgttaagattgctatacacctacataggTATCAACATGATGAACATCTAAGATCTGTTATCCAACCTATGATTGACAAATACAATAAGTACTGGAAGAACATACCTGATCTTTATTCTATTGCATTCATATTGGATCCAAGAGCTAAAATTAAGGGATTTACCAAAATGCTTAGGAAGTTACATTCTCTTTTTAATATTGACTACACTAATAAGTTGCTGGACACCAGAGCTCTTTTGTTTAAAATGTATAACAGGTATGATGTAATGTATGGCTCTAATAGGCTGAAAAGGGTTGTTCCTCCATCCCTGTCTGGTAAGAAAAGAACAGTTTGGGCTGAAATTTATGATGATGAGGAGTTGGATGTTGGAGCTGGCTGTTCTTCCCTCCCTTCTAGTTTTGATCATTCTAGGAGTGTTTCTGTCACTTCAGCAACTACTAGTTCTAACTCTAGTGAACTTGCATCTTACTTGGACTATGACACAGTAAGCCAGTTGGATGATGAGTTTGACATCATGCAGTGGTGGCATGAGCACAAGCTTACTTATTCAGTACTTTCTGTTCTTGCTAAAGACATTTTGACAGTGCCTGTGTCAACCATTTCTTCAGAGTCTACTTTTAGCTTAACTggcaggatcatcgaggagcggcggcggaggctgaaCCCTGAAACTGTAGAGGCGCTTACCTACATCAAGGATTGGGAGAATGCTGAGACAAGACTGCAGCacatggtggaggacaaggagctgGAAGAGGCCTTTGCTGGTCTTTATCTTGATGTCGACTAGTTCACTTCCCATTTATGTAATGGTTCTGTAATAACTGAGACTTGGACTTGTGGTGATGGATGTAATGAACAATTAATCTAGGTGCTGGCTGTACTCTTTTCCTatttagggtttctcacaaggattAGTTTTACCTAaacaggtttttaatgaggcagtcaTTACACAGCTCCTACTTAAATTAGTTTTAGTTTCAAAAGTTTATGTTCTTTGCTGTGCTGTGTTCTGATATGTTTTTGATCTTTTGTGAACTTAGTCATTTTAGATCTCTTTGAATTGTTGTGCTGAGTTCATTGAGGAGTTTTGCCAGTTTAGTGCCTGGGCCGGCACGGGCACGTTGAGCTTGGAGTCGGCATGGCACGACACGGCACGCTCTAGGAatgatagtgccgtgcctgggcctggAGTCGGGCACGGTGGCACgacacggcacggcacggttCATCAGCCGTGCCCAGGCATGCCGTGCCGGGGCGGGCTAGTGCCGTGTAGTGCCGTGCCAGCACATTTGGAAAACTATAGTACCATGCATCCTTGACATTACCAGGGATATACAGAGCTTATTTTAGGTGGGCTGTGAATAAAAGTGTGTTGTTAAAAGCTGAATGCTAGTAGGGATGAATTAGGACCAGTAAGATATTATGCATTTCCAATCATATCAGAAGTCATTGGTGGTAGGGAAATTAAAGCCTAACGTCAATAACCCTAAACATCAATACCGAAATTGTACTTTTACCATGTAGATGTTGCAAAGCCGAAATGGGTTGTATGGGGCCAAAATCCAAATGGTCTGAATTTAGTTAGGATTAATCTGTATTATTACGATGTATGAATACAACGTTTATTTGATACAAAGGAACATAATTGGTTCCTTGGTAACTACACAAGAAATTACAATGTTTTCTATACCACCTAGAATGGAATTACACCAGCAAGTAAGATATGGACACCTACATACAACAGCGCAACAAGTGCAAAGACAACCGGCAGCAAGACTACAAGGATGATTGGCCTCTTCGCCCACCGCCCCATGATCGCTAGTGCAAATGGGTAGAGGAGAAACATGATCCATATGTTGAACAACAGACCCAATGCTGCATGCATCTTCTTTGCCGCTGTCCATGTTCCAATGTATACCACTGTTTTGCCCAGGGCTACACCAATGGCACCAACATTGCAGATCAGAACTGCCATTGTTGGGATGAGCATTGGCACCCATCTAAAATCATACAAGTCAGCAAACTTGTCATTGTCATCTGCGGCTGTTTGCTTGGAAGTGACCCTGAAGTGTATGCCCTTCTTTGTGAGGAGGTTCACTGCCATGTGCAGCACTGCCATTGGATATGCACTTGTTGAGCCGATCATAAAGAACTGCTCATTGCGCCAATAGTCCAGCCATGTGACCCCCGCCCACTTTATCTCAAGCCAGCCAATCATGTGAATCATCACTATGATTACGAGAAGGTACACGACATACCTAGTGAATGGTCTCTGGATGTATACTTCATCAGGGATAAGCCACATCACCGGGCTTAGAGCATAGATCAGGATGAAGACTGATGTGACTGGGTAGACTGTCATGTTGAGGTAGGAGACACACTGAAGGGGTTGAATCCGGTGACTACCTATGAATGGGTTGTTGTGGGAGAAGAACATCTCTAAAGACCCACCTGACCATCGCACAATTTGATGGAGGCGTTCAGTTAGGTTGATTGGTGCAACGCCACAGAACGCGTCATGCTCCATTGTGCAATACATAGAGCGCCACCCCTGCCCGTGGATGCGAAATCCAGTTACTATATCTTCAGTGGCTATGTCATAGATGTACCCTACACCCCTGCCCCAGTCAGTACCTTTGTCATAAGAACATGTCACAACCCTCTCTAATTCAGCAAGGAATGTGTCATCAATTGGTGGTGGTGTGATTGACCTGTCATTTTTTAGGGCTTTCGACACTGAATCTAGGAAGATTGTGGAGTTACCAAGCCTGCTAGCTTCGGCTGTGATGTTTTCTGCTCTACAGTGGGGTGGGTCAATACCATAGAGTGCTAAGCGACGGAACATGCAACCAGTGCCGAGGTATGAGGGTCCTTGCAAACCGTTAAGGGCAAACATGGTCCCATCAAAGAAGACACGATTGTGGTTACCGTAGCGGTCCGTGGGGTCAACATTGTCGAAGCGCTGTGGGAACTGAACAAAAGCAGTGTTATCACCATCTCGTTGATCTAGCATGAAGCACACAGCCGAGCTTAGGGCTTGAGAATTGTTGATGTAGTGGTCGCAGTCAAAGTTGATGACGAGTTGTGCATTAGAGAGGAGAGCAGAGGCCCGCAGTTGTGCATTCAGGGCACCTGCCTTCTTGTTGTGGTCATAACTTGTGTTCTTCTCACGAGAGACATAAACAAGCATTGGGAGGCGCTCATCAGTGGTGCCAATGTTGAGATTGCTTTCAGTAGTGGGTTGTGAACCATGATGCTGTCCACGGCTTGGATGATCCAGCACAACCTGTTAAAGAAGGAACAAAACCATCAGTGGTGACATTGCTGTAACAAGCAGCACAAAAATTAAATATTGCTGAACTAAAGTTCTGTAAGAAGTCAGTGACGGTCTCATTTTCAGAATTTCAACAACTAATCTGAACTTTAGTACCTTGGCAATTGGAGCATGGTGCCCTTTTCTATGGTTTTCTGTTGGATCAATCCATGTGCCTGGCCACTGCGTCCCATTTGCCATCCAAGTTGCCTTTTGATCTCCTTCTGCAGCTCTCATGCTATTGTAAACATTAGATCTCTTGCGGATGCTATCAGGGAGGTTGTCCAAGCGCACCTTGAACTCATCATACTCCATTTGCACCCTCCTATAATCATTCAAGAACTCCTGTGTTATGGTCGGCCGGACCTATGAACGCAAGAGGCGTCTCAGCAGTGGCTAAGTCGCCGGCACCAGGTGGTGGAGCCGGCCCGGTTGATGGCTGAGTCGCAAGTGGTTAATTGAGTCAGTTAGTTTGTTAGATCACAGGAATAATTTGTGGGGAGTTTGTTAGCTGCATGTTAGTTGGTTATGCATGTTTAGTTGTTATCCCTAAATTAGTGGCATGCTTGTATCAGCCTATATGGCAAACCATTCGATGAATGAAGGGATTAACCTGGGATTGAGACTCACCGTCTCCCTTGGGTGCCCAGCCGAGAGTactgttcatcatcatcctcttgtcATCCAGGGAACAGGCGTCGGTCACGGCGCCGCC belongs to Miscanthus floridulus cultivar M001 chromosome 4, ASM1932011v1, whole genome shotgun sequence and includes:
- the LOC136549037 gene encoding zinc finger BED domain-containing protein RICESLEEPER 3-like, with amino-acid sequence MANKILEFLELFYDSTVDLSGVYYPTSPLMIHHLVKIAIHLHRYQHDEHLRSVIQPMIDKYNKYWKNIPDLYSIAFILDPRAKIKGFTKMLRKLHSLFNIDYTNKLLDTRALLFKMYNRYDVMYGSNRLKRVVPPSLSGKKRTVWAEIYDDEELDVGAGCSSLPSSFDHSRSVSVTSATTSSNSSELASYLDYDTVSQLDDEFDIMQWWHEHKLTYSVLSVLAKDILTVPVSTISSESTFSLTGRIIEERRRRLNPETVEALTYIKDWENAETRLQHMVEDKELEEAFAGLYLDVD
- the LOC136552503 gene encoding probable mixed-linked glucan synthase 3 encodes the protein MASPALATGAVVVEDGGLADPLLAADGNGATKTKECGAEGKYWAAADEAERLAVTECGAEDGRPLLFRTYKLRGAILHPYRALIFVRLLAVLLFFVWRIRNNRSNVMWFWAMSVAGDAWFGFSWLLNQLPKFNPVKSIPDLAALRRHYDLPDGTSKLPGIDVFVTTADPIDEPILYTMNSILSILSTDYPVDRLACYVSDDSGSLILYEALVEVAKFAMMWAPFCHKHFIDPRAPERYFEMELQPQGGRAPQEFMNDYKRMQMEYEEFKVSLGNLSDTIRKRSDVYNSKRTSEGDAQATWMANGMQWPGTWMDPTENHRKGHHKGIVKVVLDHPSRGHHHSPQVGNENKSDFGATRLRLPMLVYVSREKNPSYDHNKKAGALNAQLRVSALLSNAQFVINFDCDHYINNSQALRAAVCLMLDQREGDNTAFVQFPQRFDNVDPTDRYGNHNRVFFDGTVLALNGLQGPSYLGTGCMFRRIALYGIDPPHCRQDNITLESSKYGKSTPLIDSISKAIREESITTQPPFDDTFVTDTEMIMASSYDKGTDWGKGVGYIYDIATEDIVTGFRIHGKGWRSMYCTMQHDAFCGTAPINLTERLHQIVRWSGGSLEMFFSHNNPLIGGQRLQLLQRVSYLNMTVYPVTSLFILLYALCPVMWLVPDEIHIQRPFTRYVVYLLIIILMIHMIGWLEIKWARVTWLDYWRNEQFFMIGSTSAYPIALLHMAKKLLTKKGIHFRVTSKQITGDTNDKFADLYEMRWTPMLIPTVFVLVANVGAVGVAMGKALVYMGVWTMSKKIHAALGLLFNVWIMVLLYPFALAIMGRWAKRPIILLVLLPTVFVIVGVIYVALHILLANVIPI
- the LOC136549038 gene encoding probable mixed-linked glucan synthase 3 gives rise to the protein MEYDEFKVRLDNLPDSIRKRSNVYNSMRAAEGDQKATWMANGTQWPGTWIDPTENHRKGHHAPIAKVVLDHPSRGQHHGSQPTTESNLNIGTTDERLPMLVYVSREKNTSYDHNKKAGALNAQLRASALLSNAQLVINFDCDHYINNSQALSSAVCFMLDQRDGDNTAFVQFPQRFDNVDPTDRYGNHNRVFFDGTMFALNGLQGPSYLGTGCMFRRLALYGIDPPHCRAENITAEASRLGNSTIFLDSVSKALKNDRSITPPPIDDTFLAELERVVTCSYDKGTDWGRGVGYIYDIATEDIVTGFRIHGQGWRSMYCTMEHDAFCGVAPINLTERLHQIVRWSGGSLEMFFSHNNPFIGSHRIQPLQCVSYLNMTVYPVTSVFILIYALSPVMWLIPDEVYIQRPFTRYVVYLLVIIVMIHMIGWLEIKWAGVTWLDYWRNEQFFMIGSTSAYPMAVLHMAVNLLTKKGIHFRVTSKQTAADDNDKFADLYDFRWVPMLIPTMAVLICNVGAIGVALGKTVVYIGTWTAAKKMHAALGLLFNIWIMFLLYPFALAIMGRWAKRPIILVVLLPVVFALVALLYVGVHILLAGVIPF